The sequence below is a genomic window from Gossypium hirsutum isolate 1008001.06 chromosome A11, Gossypium_hirsutum_v2.1, whole genome shotgun sequence.
GAGAAAATGATTAATAATctttctttaattattaaatataactggGGAGTAAGATCGACTTAAGTTATGGTCTATTTGTTCTGGACCTAAGCGGCTGCCATTTGACTTTAgctttttttgttttgttatttatttaaatttagttcaTATACATTGGTTTCTAGGGTATGATTAATAGACCACTAAtactaaaatgggaaaaataaattttattcgattttttttattacttttttagcACAATAACCATTAGAATATAATTAATTGGTTCTAATTAATCAATCTTATTAAATATGTTATGgtttaaaagtaattaaaaaataatatatatacaagaatataaatatattattgtcTTATTAAGTTAGAAGTACCATAGAAGGTTTTACATTAGAGGTCagattacattttttttctatattaaaaaataggtaaattaatctcTGTAAGTTAGATCAAATagcaaatatatttttaatagtagaaatagatgaaatttctaacagaaatgattaatttactaatttatctattttttaacaaaaaatataatataatataatttaacttctTAATATAAGAATTTTCATGATACATTTTAcctcttattattttttttaaatattttctcgtACATGCAACTAGGGAAGACTAAAGAATATGAAATCTGaaaatatgaaatcattaattaaaatttcggAAAGTCAATGCAAAGGAAAAATTGGACTATCAGCAAGATAGAGTTGTTGAAAAATAGGTTTGAAAACAGTGAAATTGTTCAGGGCTGAATTTTAAAAAGTTTCTTTAAAACAGATGGTTGTGATGTTTATagccataaatattattatcccATTGCTACATGTGTTTGGATTAGACAAGTTAAGTTATTCTTGAATTTTAATTACTCGGTTTTTTTCGCTATCATTAATTTCGGTTTGTTAGAGTGTGAATCCTTTTTACAAATCGATGAACACTTTAATGtaactttaaaagttaaaattaaaagacGAACtctaacaaaatataaaatttatttgagaAAATAACTTCTCTATATTTTAATGAAACATCAACGTATACAAAGTATGTGTTTGATTTAGTACTTAATCTCTATTTAATAgagaaaataacaataattttaattaaaaataatattttgatagaATACGAATGCATACTAGAGGTGTGTTTAACCTACCTATTAATTTCTATTTATAGAAAAAATAACAATAGTTTGAATTCAAACTGAACAATAATACTTTAATAGGAATAACAAAGTTGTTTGTTTTAGAAGATCAACAACACCGCCAAAAGGGAAAGacaaagagcagcaagaagaggAAAGAAGAACTAAGGATAAAAAAGGTATCACATTTAAGAGCATAATTACAACTGCTAGTGCAAAGTGTAGCACTGCCTCTTGTCAGGTCCGCTAAGGTGGCGGGATCCTTGCCTTTTGCTCTTGCTAGCTCCACTATTGCAGCGAGGTCATCTGACAGTTAGCCTTCCCAATCATCTTCTGCCACTGTAATTGTTACAATAATCGCGCCACCTTCCTCGAGTCAAGTTATGCTTCTCCCTCCACCGTCGGGGAGGTCCACACAAACTGTACGTCATAAtcccaaaaataaaacaaaataatgtataaaccatctaaaaaatattattgttttagaaaaaataaaaaataaaaaatatgaaaatgaaattatttttatataaatttcataattttttataatttttacaaaaaagatAAACCAAAATAATGAAAGTATTGATTAggccaataattttttttcttaaaaaaatcaacaaagtttatattttattcataaattggAATACACACATTTTTGTTCAACCACTATCAAGAAAAATCTTCAAATGCAGAGCACAAGAAGTAAGTAAATTAAATTTCAGTAGTAAACTTTGAatccaattaaaatttattaataataaattttgagagTGCATCTTATTTTTCAAATGTAAaataggtacataaccaatgactcttCATAAATAAATTGTCTCTCTTCTTAAAAGGTTCTTAaaaattcttattcttttattgcTTTCTTTATTTTTCCACTTCTAGTGGTGAGAATTTATTCCCGACAATCCCCTATGACTATTATTACAGTCCAATTTTCTACATTCACATTAAAgattatatctttcaaatttattacatATTGTTACATTTTCTTCAGGGAATGGTTAGGTTCTGTGGTTAAAAACTTTTATTCaatcataaataatatttttttcatgatATTATTATCGTAGGAGCACATTTGAATCATGAAAAGTTGAATAAGTTCTTTATTATAAGGTTCTCATCAATagtatttttcatataattttaattgagaacttattctgaatattGTAAAGTTATActcacaattttaaaaaaaacttacaacTTCAAGTGCATCCAACCGAGTTTTAGATAGATTTATCATATTTCATTGCTCAAaagtagatctttcacagtcaaatatttcgCTTTCAACCTTTTAacggggatgatgacaaaagaagatcacagAGATAGTCACgatcaattcaatttataacaagagaaataaatataaatcaataaccCAATCCTCTTTTGATTCGTATGAAATACAATTTTTTCTCCATTCACAATCCCAATATGATATCTAttataatgaatatattttaaaactaatgcattaaccatcacaaattttgtacttttttaaatattgatatattagctcttctggagttttcaactaattttgtactatcaaatgttaaaataatatttatttgttttagtaccaaataagataaatattttctatttgtaatgatagaattcattactacattctcatatccttttctccaagaatattaacaaaaataaaatatttgggcatTCGTAATCTTtaatatcacattgataacataggttatctttaccctttgaagagttattttgataaattaaaactTCTCCAAAGTTTCTATTTATCGGCATcataagtataaatgaagtagagatctacttctaataaagtatatcaaaatttattttaatcttgatgaacatccacttaataaaatattcataacaaaatcaaaataatgaaaattttgattaggGGAGtaaattgtttttcttaaaaaatcaacaaagttaatatttttataattttttaattttcaaatgatgaaattattatATGATAATCATTTTTCACGTAACAAATATTAAACCAACCCAAAAagcaattttctattttaaaatctactattcatttaaaaataaataaattattaaaatagttatttttattttctttatgctatattttagttatttatgccTGAAATGtcacgttttagtcacttacgttaacatgttgtaacattttagtcattgagttgTTAATTGTCATTAACGTAAGCTAACGTGGCACGttcaatcatcatttcaaacaaaaattttaagttaaattatgtataattgatccccgtattttttcgttttgaacaatttatttatttttcttttaggtttttgaacttttcctctcttttttttcgaTTCTCTTCTGATTCTCCCTCTATTTTTCCTCATTCTCCATCTCTAttgatgtaaaagaaaaaaaattaactttatcaaaatgaaaaaaatatatagggaccaattgtataatttaatttaaaattttcgtttgacatgatgatttaacgtgttaCATCAGCTTACCGTGACACCGTTAACGGAAATTAatgtttagtgactaaaatgttacaacacgataacgtaagtagctaaaacgtaatattttaaatataaatgattaaaaaacataaatgacaaactttaatagtttacctaaaaaaaaacttataagcAATCGTGGTAGTTGTTCTTAACGAACTCAAACATCCGTCTATTTCATCCGATTTAGAGAGTTAAAATTATTCTAATATCTGCTTTCAGCAGGCTTTTCCTTCGTGAAAGTCGTTAATAATTGCCCAGATTAGACAGTACTAAACTATAGTTTTTCAATAAAAACCATGTGCCCTTTACCTAATTAAAGTAAAAAGAAtccttcaaaataaaataaaataaatagaaagaagATTGAAAGTCAACTGAGccaaaatctttctttttttttttaattattttcggcTTTGAAGGGCTGTGGCCTAAACGCGGATATTGGGTGGCAAATGGCGACTTCCCAGTCACCTTCCCAAGTCAAACTAAGAGATGTTTCTCTTTTCCATTGAACTACCATGATCTTATTTGGGGTGCTGTCTTTGGATTCATATTTAAAGCATATGGTACTGAGACACCAACTGAATTTAATGTTTATCCACCTACAAAACCAAAGTTTCTTCTTCAATTCTGAAGAAAACCCATTATAGATTTGTAATTTCATTGGCAAATAAAGCATGTCGGGTTTTCGAACTCCCTGTCTTGTTCTGTTCCATgttgttttgctttctttacttCCATTGAAGATCACATGTTCAGCAAGAACCCAAGCGGAGGCACTCGTCCGATGGAAGAACACCTTGTCATTTTCGCCACCTTCTCTCAATTCTTGGTCGCTGTCCAATCTCAACAACCTCTGCAACTGGACTTCCATTACCTGCGATGATGCCACTGGAACCGTCTCCCAAATCAACCTCTCCAACTCAAACGTGTCTGGTTCCATTTCTCAGTTCAACTTCACCCAATTCGCGAATCTCACGCGTTTCGACCTCAAAAACAACACCATGGATGGCCCGATACCGTCTGCGATAGGTACTCTGTCCCGGCTAGTTTTCTTGGATTTGAGCGAAAATGCATTTGACGGCGAAATACCAGTGGAGATAGGTCGTCTAAGGGAGCTTCAATATCTGAGCCTTTTCAACAACAGTCTCAATGGTACCATTCCTCCTGAAGTTAGTAATCTCCAAAATGTAAGGCACCTCGACCTTGGATTCAACTACTTTGTTTCTTCAGACTGGTCTGGTTTCTTACCCATGCCATTGTTGACACACCTCGGCTTAGCTTACAATGTGCTTGAATTGGAATTCCCTCAGTTTATACTCAGCTGCCATAATCTTACGTTCCTAGACTTGTCATTGAATAAGTTGATTGGTCCAATACCTGATTCACTTTACACCAATCTCAGCAAGCTTGAATTTCTCAATCTCACTGATAATGCCTTTGAGGGGCCATTGTCTTCCAATATTTCTAAGCTTTCCAAACTCATTGATCTTCAGTTAGCAACCAATCAGTTAAATGGTTCCATTCCTGAGAGTATAGGAACCATGTCTGATCTTGAAACgattgaactatttgaaaattCGTTTGGAGGGGAGATTCCATCTTCGTTAGGCCAATTGAGAAAGCTCAAGAAATTGGATCTCCACTCCAATGACTTAAATTCCACAGTCCCATCCGAGCTTGGTTCCTGTAATAACCTCACATTTTTGGCCTTAGCTGGGAATAAACTCAGTGGGGAGTTGCCCATGTCCTTGTCACAACTCACAAAATTAACCGACTTGGGTTTATCTGAAAATCAAATTTCTGGTGAAGTTCAATCATCTCTGGTTTCTAATTGGACCAAGTTGATCAGTTTGCAACTTCAAAACAATGATTTCATTGGGAATATTCCACCAGAAATAGGTCTATTGACTGAGCTCCAGATCCTCTTTCTCTATAACAATAACCTCTCAGGTTCAATTCCTTCAGAGATCGGGAACTTGAAATCCTTGATAATTCTAGACCTTTCTGGGAATCAGCTTTCAGGTCCGATTCCTCCGACGATATGGACTCTTTCAAACCTTGAAAATTTACAGCTTTTCTATAATAATCTGAACGGCACAATTTCACCAGAGATTGGAAACATGACATCCCTGCTATCTTTTGATGTTAACACAAACTCCTTGCATGGGGAATTACCCGACACCATTTCAAGCCTCACCAACTTAGAAGCATTCTCGGTGTTCACAAATAACTTGTCGGGGACCATTCCTCGGGATTTTGGGAAGAACAGTCCTCAGCTTTATTATGTCAGCTTCTCCAACAACAGCTTCCACGGGGAATTACCCCCTGAACTGTGCAGTGGCTATGCTCTTCAAAATTTCACAGTAAATGGAAACAACTTCACTGGGTCATTACCGGCTTGCTTGAGGAACTGTACGGATCTAAGAAGAGTCCGGTTTGATGGGAACCGATTTACGGGTAACATCACCAATGCATTTGGAGTCCATCCTGAGCTTGATTTTATTTCTCTTAGTGACAACCAATTTAGTGGTGAAATCTCGCCAGAGTGGGGGGAATGCCAAAATCTCACCAATCTGCAGATGGATAGAAACAGGCTTTCTGGTAGAATCCCTGCTGAGCTTGGGAAGTTGAGCCAGTTGCGTGTTTTAAACCTTGGGGCCAATGACTTGAGTGGGGATATTCCTTTGGAACTGGGAAATCTGAGCTTGTTGTTCAACCTTGATTTGAGGCAGAACCATCTCACTGGTAACATCCCTGGGATTGTGGGCAATTTAGCGAGGTTGGATTCTCTTGATCTATCGGGGAACCAGTTGATAGGAGAATTACCGGTGGAACTTGAGAACTGCGAGAAACTATTGAGCTTGAACTTGAGTCACAACAATCTAACTGGTGAAATTCCAAGTGAGCTTGGTAGCTTATCTTCTTTGCAGTATTTACTTGATCTCAGCAGCAATTCACTCTCAGGCTCAATCCCTCAAGACTTAGGGAGGCTTCGATCATTGGAGAACCTAAACGTTTCACACAATGATCTGTCAGGCAGAATTCCCACTTCATTGTCCTCCATGATTAGTCTCAATTCATTTGATTTCTCCTATAATGAGTTAACAGGTCAGATTCCAAGTGATGGGGTATTCCAAAACGCTTCTGGAAATGCTTTTGCTGGAAATTCAGGCTTGTGTGGTGATGTTGATGGATTTACACCTTGCAGTTCCAGTTCCATAGACAAGAAGTCCAACAACAGGAGGGTTCTTATCGCTATCATTGTTCCTATCTGTGGCATATTAATTCTAGCAGCAATTGCGGCTGGAGTGTTTGTGTGTCGCAGGCGAAACAGAATGCTTGATGAAGAGATTAAAGTGAGTAAAAGGACTGAGTTTTCTGAGTCTACCATTTGGGAAAGAGAAGGTAAATTTACATTCGGTGACATTGAAAGAGCCACTGAGGGCTTTCATGATAACTACTGCATCGGAAAAGGGGGATTTGGAACTGTTTACAAAGCAGAATTGCCCTCAGGTCAAGTAGTAGCAGTTAAGAAACTCAATTTTGCAGACTCTGCCGACATTCAAGTGGTGAATTTCAAGAGTTTTGAGAATGAGATCCGAATGTTAACCGAAGTTAGGCATCGGAATATCATAAAGTTGCACGGATACTGTTTTAGAGGAAGTGGCATATACTTGGTGTACGAGTACGTGAAAAGAGGTAGTTTGGGAAGTGTTTTGTATGGAACACAAAAGGGAGTGGAGCTAGAATGGGATACAAGGGTGAAAGTTGTGCAAGGATTGGCTCATGCAGTTGCTTACTTGCACCACGATTGCTCTGCACCAATTATACACCGAGACATATCATTGAACAACATCCTGCTCGAGAAGGACTACGAGCCAAGACTCTCTGATTTCGGCACCGCAAGGTTGTTGAGTCCTAACTCATCGAACTGGACTGCAGTTGCTGGCTCTTATGGGTACATGGCACCAGGTTAGcaaacaatttacttccattGGAATGCTGCTTTGGCAGTGTTGTttcttattttcttcttagttttcATCTGAAATGTGATTGTTGACATTGTTTAATGTTCTGCTCTTTCAGAGCTTGCACTCACAATGAGGTTCACAAGTAAATGCGATGTTTACAGCTTTGGAGTGGTGGCATTAGAGATTATGATGGGAAAGCACCCTGGAGAGTTATTGAACTCCCTGTCATCAGTAAAACTGTTATCAGACAATAAAGAATTGATGCTCAAGGATTTGCTAGACCAACGACTTCCACTTCCTAGCAACCAAATAGAAGAGGAAGTCGTATCGGTTTTTGAAATAGGCTTAGCATGCACATCTTCAGTGCCAGAGTCACGACCCACCATGCGTTCGGTGGCACAAGAATTATCTACAAGAACGCAGGATTACTTGGATGAGCCATTGGGAAGAATAACCATTAGCAAGCTATTAGCTTTGGGTAATAGAACAAGATAAAGAATAGTCAGGTTTCCTTCTGGGGAGGAAAAGGCTTAGTTACATAAGGAGGCTGGAATTCGAATCCAAGCTTATTGCACGTACGGAGCTCAATCCCAAGTTCGTTTTTCTTACATTTTTGTTATTAAAGCAGATATTCTTGTAtcatatttttgttgttttatagaATGAATGTATTGTACATTTGATCCCATTTATAACCAATAAGTTGTAAAGGTAATTGGGTGAAGAACAAAGCTGGATAGACCCCAGGGTGGGAACTGATGATCCACTCGCTTTATCTGAATGCTTTCGACCTACCAAATACCAAATTGCAAGGTGCAAAGTTGGAACATTTTTGTACATAAACTTTTGCTTTTCTAGCGTGGAAACTTCAATCTTTGTAGCTTTCTGAATTAGATGACAGATTAAATAATATATGGTGGGGTAAGTAAGAAGTAGGATCGTCTTTTAATTATTAGTCACTGGTCAGGAATTGACTTTTAAATTTCAGCTTGAACATTATTGTCCACTTGCCTTAGAGAGTGCGTGTGCTGTCCTTTCTAGTTGACCAATCTTGCTTTAGTTAATGGTTTATGTCAATTTTATGTTATGCAAATATAGAAACAGAAGGGCTTGAAATACTAATGGTTTGAATTTATACTGCAACATGCCTTTGTACGGCTAGGTGATCAAAAGTGAATTAGAAGTCGTGTTCTGATGTATGGACCAAATTATTTCAGTTCACATGGCATTGCCTACTCATAAAGATTTAAAAGTAAGATAACATTGTAGTGTCAAATAatgtaattaattcaatttaaaaatcacCCGAAGACTGTTTAGAAGGATTTAGCTTAGGGATACCTCGAAATTCAAGTCCCTGAGTACCATCATCAGTATCCTTCCCCTTCACCTGTTGCTTCAAAGCGTCATTGGCGTCGCATGAAGGCGGTTCGGTTCCTTCAAAAGTGGAGGAACCTTTATCATCACTCTTCACCTGTGACTCAACCCCCACTTCAAACTTTAGAGCATTCACCCTTGTCCCATTAGCAGGACCCTTGGAGGACGATGAACCATCCCCCTTTGCTCCCTCAACCACCTCAATATCTCTATGACTAGCCGACTTACCTGTCTTACTTGGTCTTTGCCTCGGTCTTTTCGGCAATGGTACTCGCAACCACTCACCAAATTGCAAGTCGGCCTCCTCCATTCCTTCAGTCAGTTGAAGTTTTGCATGCTTCTACTGAATGGCCAATTAATCCACAACCATAGCAAAAATTCGATAGCCGTTCATATTTTACCATTAAGAGGCCCCGTCTGAGTACCCATTTTGACCACCCTCTGAAGCGGCTTAGTGATATCCAACCAAACTCGCACCCTGATATATTCTCCCCACCCACCTTCTCTGTCACGCCAGTCAATAGCCATCACCTCTCCTACTGCCCCTCTCAGCAAGCCTGTTCATCCAACCTAATGGTACATTGTAAAACCGAATCCAAAATGGCACCAGTGAAAAATCATAGTCCCTAGGACTAAAAGATGGCTCGTAATCTTTCTACACAAACAACATTTTATCAAAACTCCAAGGTTCTAGGTCCATTATCTTCTTCTTATCCTTTTTCGAACCGAATTTGACTAGCAACGTATTAGAGTTTAGATAAATAAAGGTTACCTCATCATCGGTATACCAAACATTCTTGAACACTCGCACCAAGGCATCTCTGTTAAAAGCAACATCAGTAATCAACTTCCCTACTGCCCAATTCTCAGAACCCAGTTGCACCGAAAACTCATCTTTGATACCAAAAGAGACTTCCTCCCCCTCAGCAC
It includes:
- the LOC107924014 gene encoding MDIS1-interacting receptor like kinase 2; the protein is MSGFRTPCLVLFHVVLLSLLPLKITCSARTQAEALVRWKNTLSFSPPSLNSWSLSNLNNLCNWTSITCDDATGTVSQINLSNSNVSGSISQFNFTQFANLTRFDLKNNTMDGPIPSAIGTLSRLVFLDLSENAFDGEIPVEIGRLRELQYLSLFNNSLNGTIPPEVSNLQNVRHLDLGFNYFVSSDWSGFLPMPLLTHLGLAYNVLELEFPQFILSCHNLTFLDLSLNKLIGPIPDSLYTNLSKLEFLNLTDNAFEGPLSSNISKLSKLIDLQLATNQLNGSIPESIGTMSDLETIELFENSFGGEIPSSLGQLRKLKKLDLHSNDLNSTVPSELGSCNNLTFLALAGNKLSGELPMSLSQLTKLTDLGLSENQISGEVQSSLVSNWTKLISLQLQNNDFIGNIPPEIGLLTELQILFLYNNNLSGSIPSEIGNLKSLIILDLSGNQLSGPIPPTIWTLSNLENLQLFYNNLNGTISPEIGNMTSLLSFDVNTNSLHGELPDTISSLTNLEAFSVFTNNLSGTIPRDFGKNSPQLYYVSFSNNSFHGELPPELCSGYALQNFTVNGNNFTGSLPACLRNCTDLRRVRFDGNRFTGNITNAFGVHPELDFISLSDNQFSGEISPEWGECQNLTNLQMDRNRLSGRIPAELGKLSQLRVLNLGANDLSGDIPLELGNLSLLFNLDLRQNHLTGNIPGIVGNLARLDSLDLSGNQLIGELPVELENCEKLLSLNLSHNNLTGEIPSELGSLSSLQYLLDLSSNSLSGSIPQDLGRLRSLENLNVSHNDLSGRIPTSLSSMISLNSFDFSYNELTGQIPSDGVFQNASGNAFAGNSGLCGDVDGFTPCSSSSIDKKSNNRRVLIAIIVPICGILILAAIAAGVFVCRRRNRMLDEEIKVSKRTEFSESTIWEREGKFTFGDIERATEGFHDNYCIGKGGFGTVYKAELPSGQVVAVKKLNFADSADIQVVNFKSFENEIRMLTEVRHRNIIKLHGYCFRGSGIYLVYEYVKRGSLGSVLYGTQKGVELEWDTRVKVVQGLAHAVAYLHHDCSAPIIHRDISLNNILLEKDYEPRLSDFGTARLLSPNSSNWTAVAGSYGYMAPELALTMRFTSKCDVYSFGVVALEIMMGKHPGELLNSLSSVKLLSDNKELMLKDLLDQRLPLPSNQIEEEVVSVFEIGLACTSSVPESRPTMRSVAQELSTRTQDYLDEPLGRITISKLLALGNRTR